Below is a window of Syntrophomonas wolfei subsp. wolfei str. Goettingen G311 DNA.
TGGAAACCCGGTTCCCACTTGCACAAAATACTGAATTACGCCGGTATCCTGGCAGAGGGGACGGCCCAGCTGCCCGGCCAGTTTCAGATCCTCGAACATAGCATCGTAAACAATCGTAGCCAGGCCGCTATCTTCCTTTTCTCGTAGTTCCTTTAATTTGGCTTTTACATCATCAGGTAGATATATACCGGTGTATACAGTAAACCTGGCCATAATATCGATAAATTTCTCGCGAAGCTGTTCTATATTTTTCTTACCGACTTCTTCCATACCCATTTTATCTTCCATATGCTTCACCCCAATTGTTATCTTAAGGTTTTACTATAGATTATTCAACAGTTAATGACAACTGCAATGCATTTGATTTATATAGCCATAGTAAAAAAAGGCAAGTGGTAAAGCCACTTGCCAAAAATATTTATTTTGCTATCATTAGCAATTAATTTACTTTTCCAGGTTTATTATCTACTTCTTTACCAGCCATCCAGCTACATAGGCCTCTCTGTTACCATATTTTACTTTCAGCCACTTTCCGCTACTACCCAATACTTGCAGCTCTGTTCCTTTGATTACACTACCTAAAACCTTGTAATTGGTTCCAGGACCAGTGCGAACATTCAAAGCATAGACATTAACTGTAGCTTTGTCAGTCGGGCTGACTGCAACCGGGGCAGGAGCCGGGGCCGGTGTTGGAGCAACAACTTTAGGAAGAGCATCAGGAGTAAACAATGCTTTACCGTATTTTTCCTTACCAAATGAAGCTATCATATTCTGTCCTTTAGTTCCGGTCATGAATTCAATAAAGGCATTGGCAGCATTCTTATGAACACCGGGATGCTTGGCCGGGTTCACAGCTATAACTCCATAAGGATTGAAAAGCAACTTGTCACCTTGAAGAATCTCGGTCAATTCGGTTTTTCCTTTCCAGCTTAACCAGGTGGCCTCATCTGCCAGAGTATAGGCCTTCATTTCGCCTGACATTAAAAGGGTATCGCCCATGCCTTTGCCGGCTTCAATGTACCAGGGCAGGGCCGGGGTAATTTCAGCTTTTTTCCATATGCCAAGTTCTTTGGTGTGAGTACCGGATTTATCCCCACGGGAGACAAACTTACTTTCACTGGCAGCAATCTTTTTGAATGCAGCTACTACATCGCTAGTTCCTTTTATTTTAGCCGGGTCGCTAGCTGGACCCACAATCAGGAATTCATTATGCATTACATCTTTACGGTTTATGCCAAAACCATCAGCTACAAATTTATCC
It encodes the following:
- a CDS encoding substrate-binding domain-containing protein, with protein sequence MKRFRNVVAVIAICMMAFTLLPFNVEAAQNVESTMTLATTTSTQDSGLLDYLLPVFEKDYNTKVKVIAVGSGQAMEMGQKGDADVLLVHSRAAEDKFVADGFGINRKDVMHNEFLIVGPASDPAKIKGTSDVVAAFKKIAASESKFVSRGDKSGTHTKELGIWKKAEITPALPWYIEAGKGMGDTLLMSGEMKAYTLADEATWLSWKGKTELTEILQGDKLLFNPYGVIAVNPAKHPGVHKNAANAFIEFMTGTKGQNMIASFGKEKYGKALFTPDALPKVVAPTPAPAPAPVAVSPTDKATVNVYALNVRTGPGTNYKVLGSVIKGTELQVLGSSGKWLKVKYGNREAYVAGWLVKK